A region of Chloracidobacterium sp. DNA encodes the following proteins:
- the rfbB gene encoding dTDP-glucose 4,6-dehydratase, which yields MAIFVTGGAGFIGSAFIRAWVKRHPAETIINFDKLTYAGNLDNVAEVADHPTYRFVHGDVCDAEALRAAIPDGCDAIVHFAAESHVDRSILSAREFITTNVLGTQVLLDVAREKGVKRFLHISTDEVGGSIPDGQFFAEDSPLAPSSPYAASKAAAEHLVRAAAHTFGLDVVITRTSNNYGPYQFPEKLIPLALTNALEDRPIPVYGDGRQVRDWIHVDDNCAALQIVLEQGQRGATYHIGGRSPLENRTVLTMLLDLLGKPTSLLTEVADRPGHDQRYAVDCSKIERELGWRPRIPFMEGLAQTIAWYREHSDWVARARSGEYRRYYARMYGGL from the coding sequence ATGGCCATCTTTGTGACAGGCGGCGCGGGATTCATTGGCTCGGCTTTTATTCGGGCCTGGGTGAAGCGACACCCGGCCGAGACCATCATCAACTTCGACAAACTGACCTACGCTGGCAACCTCGATAACGTCGCCGAGGTCGCCGACCATCCGACGTACCGCTTTGTTCACGGCGACGTTTGCGACGCTGAGGCGCTGCGGGCCGCGATTCCCGATGGCTGCGACGCCATTGTTCACTTTGCGGCTGAGTCGCACGTTGATCGCAGCATTCTGAGCGCGCGTGAGTTCATCACGACAAACGTCTTAGGAACCCAAGTGCTGTTGGATGTCGCCCGTGAAAAAGGCGTCAAGCGCTTCCTACACATTTCGACCGACGAAGTTGGCGGGAGCATTCCCGACGGGCAGTTCTTCGCGGAAGACTCGCCGCTTGCGCCGAGCAGTCCGTACGCCGCAAGTAAAGCCGCCGCCGAACACTTGGTTCGTGCAGCGGCGCATACGTTTGGGTTGGATGTGGTCATCACCCGTACAAGCAACAACTACGGCCCTTACCAGTTCCCAGAAAAACTCATTCCGCTGGCGCTGACCAACGCGCTGGAGGATCGGCCGATTCCGGTGTATGGCGACGGGCGGCAGGTGCGCGACTGGATTCACGTGGACGACAACTGCGCCGCCTTGCAGATTGTGCTTGAGCAGGGTCAACGCGGCGCAACTTATCACATTGGCGGGCGGTCACCCCTTGAGAACCGGACGGTACTGACAATGCTGCTCGATTTGTTGGGCAAACCAACTTCCCTGCTGACCGAGGTAGCCGACCGCCCTGGCCACGACCAACGCTATGCAGTGGATTGTTCCAAGATTGAGCGTGAACTAGGTTGGCGTCCGCGGATACCGTTTATGGAGGGTTTGGCGCAAACCATTGCGTGGTATCGTGAACATAGCGATTGGGTGGCGCGGGCGCGCAGCGGCGAGTATCGGCGCTACTATGCTCGGATGTACGGTGGGCTGTAG